A stretch of Blautia liquoris DNA encodes these proteins:
- a CDS encoding biotin--[acetyl-CoA-carboxylase] ligase codes for MDIKICYRKEVDSTNDWARQMAEEGACSGTLALADAQTNGRGRRGHDWESPMGDNIYMSLILRPEIPGFKASQLTLVMGLSVSQGISSVLGLPVMMKWPNDLILSGKKICGILTEMSASRTKINYVIIGIGINVNNCVFSAELADTATSLKLASGHAVDKREIMNAVFDAFEKNYNIFLKTEDLSGIQEEYNKVLVNRDREVRVLDPVNPYEGIARGINKIGELLVEKPDKTVEKVYAGEVSIRGVSSYI; via the coding sequence ATGGATATCAAAATCTGTTACCGGAAAGAAGTAGATTCTACGAATGACTGGGCAAGACAGATGGCAGAAGAGGGTGCCTGTTCGGGCACCCTCGCTCTGGCTGATGCACAGACGAACGGCAGAGGAAGACGAGGACACGACTGGGAGTCTCCTATGGGAGATAACATCTATATGTCCTTGATATTACGCCCGGAAATTCCAGGGTTTAAAGCATCACAGTTGACTCTTGTGATGGGCTTGTCGGTATCACAGGGAATTTCCTCTGTCTTGGGGCTCCCGGTGATGATGAAATGGCCGAATGATCTTATACTCTCAGGGAAGAAAATATGTGGGATTCTCACAGAGATGAGTGCCAGCCGTACGAAAATCAATTACGTGATCATCGGAATCGGAATCAATGTCAATAATTGTGTTTTCTCAGCGGAATTGGCAGACACAGCCACATCTTTGAAACTTGCATCCGGACATGCGGTTGACAAACGTGAGATTATGAATGCAGTTTTTGATGCATTTGAAAAAAATTATAATATCTTCTTAAAGACGGAAGATTTAAGTGGGATTCAGGAGGAATACAACAAGGTTTTGGTTAATCGGGATCGTGAAGTCAGGGTATTGGATCCCGTGAATCCATATGAGGGAATTGCAAGAGGAATCAACAAGATCGGAGAACTTCTGGTGGAAAAACCAGATAAAACAGTGGAGAAAGTCTATGCGGGAGAGGTATCTATCCGGGGAGTTTCTTCTTATATATAA
- the argF gene encoding ornithine carbamoyltransferase: MNLKGRNFLTLKDFTQGEITGLLKLAAQLKNKKKSGIPVDTLRGKNVALIFEKTSTRTRCAFEVAAHDLGMGTTYLDPTGSQIGKKESIKDTARVLGRMYEGIEYRGFGQKIVEELAEYAGVPVWNGLTNEYHPTQILADLLTIKEQFNHLAGIRLVYMGDARYNMGNSLMIACSKMGMNFVACAPEKYFPDPELVSQCEVWAEQSGGTVTLTENVAAAVTSANVIYTDVWVSMGEPDEVWEERIKDLTPYKVTRSVMDMAKKDAIFLHCLPSFHDLDTKIGKEIYEKYGIKDMEVTDDVFESGQSKVFDQAENRMHTIKAVMAATLGA; the protein is encoded by the coding sequence ATGAATCTTAAGGGACGTAATTTTTTAACGCTGAAGGACTTTACACAGGGAGAAATCACAGGGTTATTGAAACTTGCAGCACAGCTTAAGAATAAAAAGAAGAGTGGGATACCGGTAGATACGCTTAGAGGCAAGAACGTTGCACTGATATTTGAAAAGACCAGCACAAGAACGAGATGTGCCTTCGAGGTAGCTGCCCATGATCTCGGCATGGGAACGACATATCTGGATCCAACGGGGTCTCAGATTGGAAAAAAAGAGAGCATCAAGGATACAGCACGCGTACTTGGACGGATGTATGAAGGTATTGAGTATCGTGGATTCGGACAGAAGATTGTGGAAGAACTGGCAGAGTATGCGGGAGTGCCTGTCTGGAACGGCCTTACGAATGAATATCACCCGACCCAGATACTGGCGGATCTTCTGACCATCAAGGAACAGTTTAATCATCTGGCGGGAATCCGTCTGGTCTACATGGGTGATGCTCGTTATAACATGGGGAATTCTCTGATGATCGCCTGCTCGAAGATGGGCATGAATTTTGTCGCATGTGCCCCAGAGAAGTATTTTCCGGATCCGGAACTTGTGAGCCAGTGCGAAGTGTGGGCTGAACAAAGCGGAGGGACTGTTACCTTGACTGAGAACGTGGCCGCGGCTGTAACTTCTGCGAACGTGATCTATACGGATGTGTGGGTTTCCATGGGAGAACCGGATGAAGTATGGGAAGAACGAATCAAAGATCTGACGCCCTATAAAGTCACAAGAAGTGTCATGGACATGGCAAAAAAGGATGCGATTTTTCTTCATTGTCTGCCTTCCTTCCATGATCTGGATACAAAAATTGGAAAAGAAATCTACGAGAAATACGGAATCAAAGACATGGAAGTAACCGATGATGTCTTCGAATCTGGCCAGTCAAAAGTATTTGATCAGGCAGAAAACCGCATGCACACGATCAAGGCTGTCATGGCGGCAACCCTGGGGGCATAG
- a CDS encoding NAD(P)H-dependent flavin oxidoreductase, producing MNGIKIGNKTSRLPIIQGGMGVGVSMHSLAGAVAKEGGIGIISTADIGYQESDFLSEPRKANLRAIGQELSRARKIAPDGILGFNIMVALSDYNEIVKECVRQKADLIISGAGLPIDLPQYVIGTDTKIAPIVSSARAFKLLSKRWIKKYNYVPDMIVIEGPKAGGHLGYKKEELDSPECSLEHTTMEIVALVRQLEESTKKRIPVIAAGGIFDGNDIAHFLNLGADGVQLASRFVATEECDASQLYKMSYINATESDIAIIDSPVGMPGRAIRNAFINRMQKTKEPITRCYNCIKTCHVKDAPYCITKALIDAVRGDLNNGLFFCGSNAGRIHEITTVPKLMASLMSEAENTLSKAV from the coding sequence ATGAATGGAATCAAAATTGGTAATAAAACCAGCCGTCTTCCAATTATACAAGGCGGCATGGGTGTTGGAGTCTCCATGCACTCCCTCGCTGGAGCAGTGGCGAAAGAAGGAGGCATTGGCATTATCTCTACCGCAGACATTGGATATCAGGAATCTGACTTTCTCAGTGAACCCAGGAAAGCTAATCTAAGGGCCATAGGACAAGAACTTTCTCGCGCGCGCAAGATCGCTCCGGATGGAATTCTTGGATTTAACATCATGGTTGCCTTATCCGATTACAATGAAATTGTAAAGGAATGTGTGAGACAAAAGGCTGATCTGATCATCTCCGGTGCTGGTCTTCCCATAGATCTTCCGCAGTATGTCATCGGAACCGATACTAAGATCGCTCCCATCGTATCCTCTGCCAGAGCTTTTAAACTTCTTTCGAAAAGATGGATTAAAAAATATAACTATGTGCCGGATATGATTGTCATCGAAGGTCCGAAGGCCGGCGGACATCTGGGATACAAAAAGGAAGAACTTGATTCCCCCGAATGTTCTCTGGAACATACCACCATGGAAATTGTTGCGCTTGTAAGACAGCTTGAGGAAAGTACAAAAAAAAGAATTCCGGTCATCGCTGCCGGAGGAATCTTCGATGGAAATGATATTGCACATTTTCTTAACCTTGGTGCCGACGGCGTTCAGCTCGCCAGCCGTTTCGTTGCAACTGAGGAGTGCGATGCCTCCCAGTTATATAAGATGTCCTATATAAATGCTACAGAATCTGACATTGCGATTATAGACAGTCCGGTTGGCATGCCGGGACGTGCGATCCGTAACGCCTTCATCAATCGGATGCAAAAAACCAAAGAGCCAATTACACGGTGTTATAACTGTATTAAGACATGTCATGTCAAGGACGCCCCTTACTGCATCACCAAGGCTCTGATTGATGCTGTACGTGGAGACCTGAATAATGGTCTATTCTTCTGCGGAAGCAATGCCGGCCGGATTCATGAAATCACCACCGTTCCAAAGCTTATGGCTTCCCTGATGTCAGAAGCAGAAAACACCCTCAGTAAAGCCGTATAA
- a CDS encoding NfeD family protein: protein MELLTNPMVWLIALIVFLAIEAMTLGLATIWFAGGALVAFIAALLGADLYIQIILFLAVSILLLVFTRPIAVRYLNTKKTPTNVDRLIGMQAIVTSKINNLKGKGEVEIGGNRWSARSETEDEIIDSGKTVEVVSIQGVKLIVRESEEERGD from the coding sequence ATGGAATTATTAACGAATCCGATGGTCTGGCTGATTGCACTGATTGTTTTCCTTGCGATTGAGGCTATGACGTTAGGGCTTGCAACGATCTGGTTTGCGGGTGGAGCACTGGTCGCTTTTATTGCAGCATTGCTGGGCGCAGATTTGTACATACAGATTATCCTGTTTCTAGCAGTATCTATTTTACTCTTGGTTTTTACCAGGCCAATAGCAGTTCGATATCTGAATACTAAGAAAACACCGACGAATGTGGATCGTTTGATTGGGATGCAGGCCATTGTTACCTCTAAGATCAACAATCTAAAGGGAAAGGGAGAGGTAGAAATAGGAGGAAATCGATGGAGTGCCCGATCAGAAACAGAAGATGAGATTATTGACAGTGGAAAAACAGTAGAAGTGGTGAGTATTCAAGGTGTGAAATTGATTGTCAGAGAATCAGAAGAAGAGAGAGGAGATTAA
- the dusB gene encoding tRNA dihydrouridine synthase DusB, which translates to MTEKKPGTATSKTLSIGNVKLDSPLILAPMAGVSDLPFRVLCKEQGAGLVCTEMVSAKAILYKNKNTESLMEIDSSEHPVSLQLFGSDPDVISEIAARIEDQPFDILDINMGCPVPKVVNNHEGSALMKDPKLVREIISKTARAIKKPVTVKFRRGFDEDHINAVEIAKIAQDSGAAAVAVHGRTREQYYTGTADWEIIRKVKEAVSIPVIGNGDVDSPKKAVQMMQQTGCDGVMIARAAQGDPWIFSRILHYMKTGELLEGPSKEEAIGIMLRHARMQLEHKGEYWGIREMRKHISWYTAGFPHSAKLRREINEIETYQELEDLLSNL; encoded by the coding sequence ATGACTGAAAAAAAACCCGGAACAGCTACTTCAAAAACACTTAGTATAGGAAATGTTAAGCTGGATTCACCGCTGATCCTCGCACCGATGGCAGGGGTGTCAGATTTGCCCTTCCGTGTGTTATGTAAGGAACAGGGAGCTGGTCTTGTCTGTACAGAGATGGTCAGTGCAAAGGCAATTCTATATAAAAATAAGAATACTGAAAGTCTGATGGAGATTGATTCTTCTGAGCATCCGGTTTCTCTTCAGCTGTTCGGGTCAGATCCGGATGTTATCAGCGAGATAGCGGCAAGGATCGAGGATCAGCCGTTCGATATTTTGGATATCAATATGGGGTGCCCTGTCCCAAAAGTAGTGAATAACCATGAAGGATCTGCGCTTATGAAGGATCCAAAGCTTGTGCGTGAGATCATTAGTAAAACGGCAAGAGCGATCAAAAAGCCGGTTACAGTGAAGTTTCGAAGAGGGTTTGATGAGGATCATATCAATGCAGTGGAAATTGCAAAGATTGCACAAGACAGTGGTGCGGCCGCTGTTGCAGTTCATGGCAGGACGAGAGAACAGTATTACACTGGAACAGCAGACTGGGAAATTATTCGTAAAGTGAAAGAAGCGGTATCCATCCCGGTAATCGGCAATGGGGATGTGGATTCTCCAAAAAAGGCTGTGCAGATGATGCAGCAGACAGGCTGCGACGGAGTGATGATTGCCCGTGCGGCACAGGGAGACCCATGGATCTTTTCGAGAATTCTGCATTATATGAAAACAGGGGAACTTCTTGAAGGCCCGTCGAAAGAAGAAGCGATCGGGATAATGCTTCGTCATGCAAGGATGCAGCTGGAACATAAAGGAGAATACTGGGGAATCAGAGAGATGAGAAAACATATCTCGTGGTATACTGCGGGATTTCCCCACTCTGCGAAACTCCGCCGTGAGATTAATGAAATAGAGACCTATCAGGAATTAGAAGACCTGCTTTCGAATCTGTGA
- the lysS gene encoding lysine--tRNA ligase, producing the protein MKTLAKGQNQPQEQDINQLLKVRREKLQQLRDDGKDPYKITSFDASHHSQEIKDQYEELEGKEVLIAGRIMSKRVMGKASFCNVQDLKGSIQCYVARDIIGVDSYKDFKKMDIGDIVGAAGTVFKTKTGEISIHLTSITLLTKSLQVLPEKFHGLTNTDLRYRQRYVDLIMNPEVKETFIKRSKIISSIRHYLDGQGFMEVETPMLVANAGGAAARPFETHYNALDEDVKLRISIELYLKRLIVGGMERVYEIGRVFRNEGLDTRHNPEFTMMELYQAFTDYHGMMDLTENLYRHIAQEVLGTTTITYRGIEMDLGKPFERITMVDAVKKYSGVDFEQIHTLEEARNAAKEHEVVFEERHKKGDILNLFFETYVEEHLIQPTFVMDHPIEISPLTKKKPDNPEYVERFEFFMNGWEMANAYSELNDPIDQRERFKAQEELLAQGDEEANTTDEDFMNALEIGMPPTGGIGFGIDRMVMLLTDSAAIRDVLLFPTMKSLDGVNKKNDVNNTASEAPEKNVKTESEKIDFSKVKVEPLFEEFVDFDTFSKSDFRAVKVKACEAVKKSKKLLQFTLDDGTGTDRTILSGIHSFYEPEELVGKTLIAITNLPPRAMMGIDSCGMLLSAIHEEEGEEKLHLLMVDDHIPAGAKLY; encoded by the coding sequence GTGAAAACATTGGCAAAAGGTCAGAACCAGCCGCAGGAACAAGATATCAACCAGTTATTAAAGGTCCGTCGTGAAAAGTTACAACAACTACGAGATGACGGGAAAGATCCATATAAAATCACAAGTTTTGATGCGAGTCACCACAGCCAGGAGATCAAAGATCAGTATGAGGAGCTGGAGGGTAAAGAGGTTTTAATTGCCGGACGTATTATGTCTAAAAGAGTGATGGGAAAAGCCTCTTTTTGTAATGTCCAGGATCTCAAAGGTTCTATTCAGTGCTATGTGGCAAGAGATATTATCGGAGTCGATTCTTATAAAGATTTTAAGAAGATGGATATCGGGGATATTGTTGGTGCAGCCGGAACTGTATTCAAAACTAAAACAGGTGAAATTTCGATTCACCTGACAAGTATAACATTGCTGACGAAGAGTCTCCAGGTTCTGCCGGAGAAGTTCCACGGTCTGACGAATACGGATCTTCGCTATCGTCAGAGATATGTGGATCTGATTATGAATCCGGAAGTGAAGGAAACCTTTATCAAGCGTTCGAAGATCATAAGTTCAATCCGCCATTATCTGGATGGGCAGGGTTTTATGGAAGTAGAGACACCGATGCTCGTAGCAAATGCCGGCGGAGCGGCTGCAAGGCCGTTTGAGACCCATTACAATGCTTTGGATGAGGATGTCAAGCTTCGAATTTCGATCGAATTATATCTGAAGAGACTGATCGTCGGCGGTATGGAACGCGTCTATGAGATTGGCCGCGTATTTCGCAATGAAGGCCTGGATACGAGACACAATCCGGAATTTACGATGATGGAACTCTATCAGGCATTTACCGATTATCATGGCATGATGGATCTGACAGAAAATCTCTATCGCCATATTGCACAGGAAGTACTTGGGACAACAACCATCACTTACAGGGGCATTGAGATGGATCTCGGAAAGCCATTCGAGAGAATCACGATGGTAGATGCTGTTAAGAAATATTCCGGTGTAGATTTTGAACAGATTCATACACTGGAAGAAGCAAGAAATGCAGCTAAAGAGCATGAAGTTGTGTTCGAGGAGCGTCATAAGAAAGGTGATATCTTAAATCTGTTCTTCGAGACATATGTGGAAGAACATCTGATTCAGCCAACATTTGTCATGGATCACCCGATTGAGATTTCTCCTCTCACCAAGAAGAAACCGGATAACCCGGAATATGTAGAACGATTTGAGTTCTTCATGAACGGCTGGGAGATGGCCAACGCATATTCAGAGTTAAATGATCCTATCGATCAGAGAGAGCGTTTTAAAGCACAGGAAGAACTTCTCGCTCAGGGTGACGAAGAGGCCAATACAACCGATGAGGACTTCATGAATGCTCTTGAGATTGGAATGCCGCCGACAGGGGGAATCGGTTTCGGAATTGACAGAATGGTCATGCTTCTTACCGATTCTGCAGCAATCAGAGATGTGCTGCTCTTCCCAACAATGAAGTCCTTAGATGGTGTAAATAAGAAAAATGATGTAAATAATACAGCTTCTGAAGCACCTGAAAAAAATGTAAAAACTGAGTCTGAAAAGATTGATTTTTCTAAGGTAAAGGTAGAGCCTTTATTTGAGGAATTTGTTGATTTTGATACATTCAGCAAGTCAGATTTCCGTGCAGTAAAGGTTAAGGCTTGCGAGGCTGTTAAGAAGTCGAAGAAGCTTTTACAGTTCACTCTTGATGACGGAACAGGCACAGACAGAACCATTTTAAGCGGTATTCATAGCTTTTATGAGCCGGAAGAACTGGTTGGAAAGACTCTTATTGCTATCACAAATCTTCCGCCGAGAGCTATGATGGGCATTGACTCTTGCGGTATGCTCCTCAGTGCTATTCATGAAGAAGAAGGCGAAGAAAAGCTTCATCTTCTGATGGTTGATGACCACATTCCGGCAGGTGCAAAGCTTTATTAA
- a CDS encoding polysaccharide deacetylase family protein, producing MESDKQKDNSENNKKKETKISGILILKTIVLVILLCTLGVALYAMYGGFDKKNKTENGNSGVRESSSSSNDDSTPASASVDLKSEKMAEAEKLAVQYDYEGAIRKMDEIPGADTDSDIITKKAEYESAKNSLVPTDPSNITHVFYHSLVVDPQKAFFQNNNETAGFCQWMTTLDEFNKITQQMYDRGYVLVDIHELVEESKDENGVTHVKKKPVMLPQGKTPFVLSLDDVSYYHSYDGRGTASKLVLDDNENPTNEYIQDDGKTVTGAYDCIPLIDAFVEQHPDFSYKGSKGTIALTGYDGILGYRTDIAYKTKDNLSKDQSDWLAAHPDFNWDKECKDAKKVAEAIKAKGWTFASHTWGHIRIGDATMDHLMTDTQKWKQYVEPLIGETDTIIFAHGQDLANWNEDYASTDKFKYLKEQGFSIFCNVDGSKYFVQQGDLFFRMGRRNLDGYRLYQCVYAGSDKLNDLFDPASVWDQRRPTDPALYTIS from the coding sequence ATGGAATCTGATAAGCAGAAAGATAATTCTGAGAATAATAAAAAAAAGGAAACAAAGATAAGTGGGATTCTAATTCTTAAAACAATAGTTCTTGTCATTCTTTTGTGTACCCTTGGTGTTGCTCTCTATGCGATGTATGGAGGATTTGATAAAAAGAACAAGACAGAGAATGGAAATTCCGGGGTGAGGGAAAGCAGCAGTTCATCGAATGATGACAGTACCCCAGCGTCTGCGTCAGTCGACCTCAAGTCTGAAAAGATGGCTGAGGCGGAGAAACTGGCCGTACAATATGATTATGAAGGTGCAATCAGAAAAATGGATGAAATTCCAGGTGCCGACACAGATTCTGACATTATAACGAAAAAAGCGGAATATGAATCGGCAAAGAATAGTCTGGTGCCGACGGACCCATCGAACATCACACATGTATTTTACCATTCATTGGTGGTAGATCCTCAAAAAGCGTTTTTTCAGAATAACAATGAAACGGCAGGTTTTTGCCAGTGGATGACAACTCTGGATGAGTTCAATAAGATTACACAGCAGATGTATGACAGAGGGTATGTGTTGGTCGACATTCACGAACTTGTGGAGGAGTCAAAAGACGAGAATGGTGTAACGCATGTAAAGAAAAAACCTGTGATGCTCCCTCAGGGCAAGACACCTTTTGTTCTTTCATTAGATGATGTAAGCTATTATCACAGTTATGATGGACGGGGGACTGCCAGCAAATTGGTTCTGGATGACAATGAGAACCCGACGAATGAATATATTCAGGACGATGGAAAGACAGTCACAGGAGCGTATGACTGTATTCCACTGATTGATGCATTCGTAGAGCAGCATCCGGATTTTTCTTACAAAGGCTCTAAAGGAACAATTGCACTTACCGGATATGATGGAATCCTGGGATATCGGACAGACATTGCCTATAAGACGAAAGACAACCTGAGCAAAGATCAAAGTGACTGGCTTGCAGCACATCCTGACTTTAACTGGGATAAAGAATGCAAAGATGCGAAAAAAGTGGCAGAAGCCATCAAAGCTAAAGGATGGACTTTTGCAAGCCATACGTGGGGGCATATCCGGATCGGTGATGCCACGATGGATCACCTGATGACGGATACACAAAAGTGGAAACAGTATGTAGAGCCACTGATCGGTGAGACAGATACGATCATCTTCGCCCACGGTCAGGATCTGGCTAACTGGAATGAAGACTATGCTTCCACTGATAAGTTTAAGTATCTGAAAGAGCAGGGGTTCTCAATATTTTGCAATGTAGATGGATCTAAGTACTTTGTACAGCAAGGGGATCTGTTCTTTAGAATGGGAAGAAGGAACCTGGATGGGTATCGTCTGTATCAGTGCGTGTACGCCGGTTCCGACAAGCTGAATGATCTGTTCGATCCTGCAAGTGTTTGGGATCAGAGAAGACCTACAGATCCGGCACTGTATACAATATCATAA
- a CDS encoding SPFH domain-containing protein, whose product MIVLIVFIAIILVILASCVKIVPQANAYVMETLGSYKETWGNGIHFKIPFVERVASKVNLKEQVVDFPPQPVITKDNVTMRIDTIIFFQITDPKLYAYGVENPILAIENLTATTLRNIIGDLELDETLTSREVINTKMGAALDIATDPWGIKINRVELKNIMPPAAIQEAMEKQMKAERERREAILRAEGQKKSSILVAEGKKASAILDAEADKQAAILKAEAERQKRINEAQGQAEAIRQVQQANADGIRMLKEAGADESVLTLKSLDALGRIADGKATKIVVPSDLQGLASLATTLKEIVTDKEN is encoded by the coding sequence ATGATTGTATTGATTGTGTTTATTGCAATTATATTGGTGATACTGGCATCGTGTGTCAAGATCGTACCCCAGGCGAATGCCTATGTAATGGAGACCCTGGGGAGCTATAAAGAGACTTGGGGAAATGGCATTCACTTTAAGATACCTTTCGTAGAGAGGGTAGCAAGCAAAGTAAACTTAAAAGAACAGGTTGTGGATTTTCCGCCTCAGCCGGTGATTACAAAAGATAATGTCACCATGAGGATCGACACGATCATCTTTTTCCAGATAACAGACCCGAAACTGTACGCATACGGTGTCGAGAATCCGATTCTTGCAATTGAAAACCTTACGGCAACGACTTTGCGTAATATTATCGGTGATCTTGAACTGGATGAGACTTTGACATCTCGTGAGGTCATCAACACGAAGATGGGAGCGGCACTTGATATTGCTACAGACCCATGGGGGATTAAGATCAACCGTGTGGAACTTAAAAATATTATGCCTCCAGCGGCAATTCAGGAAGCTATGGAGAAACAGATGAAAGCTGAACGAGAGAGAAGAGAGGCGATTCTGCGTGCAGAAGGGCAGAAGAAATCATCTATTTTGGTAGCCGAAGGTAAAAAAGCATCGGCGATTCTCGATGCAGAAGCCGACAAACAGGCTGCAATCTTAAAAGCAGAGGCAGAACGTCAAAAGAGAATTAATGAAGCGCAAGGCCAGGCAGAGGCAATCCGTCAAGTTCAGCAGGCGAATGCAGATGGTATTCGTATGCTGAAAGAGGCGGGTGCGGATGAATCCGTGCTTACACTGAAGAGCCTGGATGCACTTGGACGTATCGCAGACGGCAAGGCGACTAAGATTGTGGTTCCGTCGGATCTTCAGGGGCTGGCCAGTCTTGCAACTACATTAAAGGAAATAGTAACAGATAAAGAGAACTAA
- a CDS encoding DUF6145 family protein has product MHSDKVVLCASSAYEQKYYFNSDFNSLPETVQDELHAICVLYTVDIGGIFQLLFDEDGKLEMKTEALSADAMYDDIGAALRIKKLREEKKELFESLELFYKVFYLGEDIEDD; this is encoded by the coding sequence ATGCATTCTGACAAGGTGGTTTTATGTGCATCGAGTGCATATGAACAGAAATATTATTTTAATTCAGATTTTAATTCGCTTCCTGAGACTGTTCAGGATGAGCTGCATGCGATATGTGTATTGTATACAGTTGATATCGGCGGAATCTTTCAGCTTCTTTTTGATGAAGACGGAAAACTAGAGATGAAGACCGAAGCTCTATCGGCAGATGCAATGTATGACGACATCGGGGCTGCACTGCGAATCAAAAAACTCCGGGAAGAGAAAAAAGAATTATTCGAAAGTCTGGAATTGTTCTACAAAGTATTTTATCTCGGAGAGGACATTGAAGATGACTGA
- a CDS encoding cell wall hydrolase — protein MRVTKKSVMAALGSAAALTTIMAAPVFADPVSAEITNEESTLNTAVWTDKAAANVQSYANIRLEANTDSESVGVLLPGHMAEVISNDGNWSRIKSGNVEGYIRDDLLVFGEEAKAHYTNVCGILGTVGADALRIRAQANTDSQILAVTENGSKLKVLGDQDGWYHIDYNGEDAFVKAEYLKLDDLSSVAMTTQEYQEKLQAEAEKRAEAEKAAAEAKAQAEAQQAAKAKETKTNAPAQNQQTAAPKEEQPKNSKPAANVGGQDVDLLAALIQCEAGGESRTGKVAVGAVVVNRVKSGSFPNSINGVVYQGGQFSPVTNGSLARTLANGARSDCYEAARAALNGENPIGGCLYFNSGSGKGTQIGNQHFY, from the coding sequence ATGAGAGTTACAAAAAAAAGTGTCATGGCTGCATTAGGGAGCGCAGCAGCACTCACAACAATCATGGCTGCACCGGTATTTGCTGATCCTGTATCAGCTGAAATTACGAACGAGGAGAGTACTTTAAATACAGCAGTCTGGACCGATAAGGCGGCTGCAAATGTGCAATCATATGCAAATATCCGCTTGGAGGCAAATACAGATTCCGAAAGTGTAGGGGTACTCCTGCCGGGTCATATGGCAGAAGTCATCTCGAATGACGGAAACTGGAGCAGGATAAAATCAGGTAATGTGGAAGGTTATATAAGAGATGACCTGCTTGTTTTCGGGGAGGAAGCAAAAGCACATTACACGAACGTCTGTGGTATCTTGGGAACTGTTGGGGCTGATGCTCTGAGGATAAGAGCTCAGGCGAACACGGATTCCCAGATCCTGGCGGTAACAGAAAATGGGAGCAAACTGAAAGTTCTGGGTGATCAGGACGGTTGGTATCATATTGATTATAACGGCGAAGATGCATTCGTTAAAGCAGAATATCTGAAGCTGGATGACTTGAGTTCCGTCGCTATGACTACGCAGGAATATCAGGAAAAGCTGCAGGCTGAAGCAGAAAAAAGAGCTGAGGCAGAAAAAGCAGCGGCGGAGGCAAAAGCTCAGGCCGAGGCACAGCAGGCAGCAAAAGCAAAGGAAACAAAGACTAATGCACCAGCTCAGAATCAGCAGACAGCAGCACCAAAAGAAGAGCAGCCTAAGAATTCAAAACCGGCGGCAAATGTTGGAGGCCAAGACGTCGATTTGCTTGCTGCATTGATTCAGTGTGAGGCCGGCGGAGAGAGCAGAACTGGGAAAGTAGCAGTCGGAGCAGTAGTTGTAAACCGTGTGAAAAGCGGATCTTTCCCAAACAGCATTAATGGTGTTGTTTACCAGGGAGGACAGTTCTCACCGGTGACGAACGGAAGTCTTGCAAGAACTCTGGCAAACGGTGCAAGAAGTGACTGCTACGAGGCTGCAAGAGCAGCTTTGAATGGAGAAAATCCAATTGGCGGCTGTCTCTATTTTAACAGTGGTTCCGGTAAAGGAACTCAGATTGGGAATCAGCATTTTTATTAA
- the greA gene encoding transcription elongation factor GreA, whose amino-acid sequence MEKKNILTRMGLKKLEDELHDLKVNKRKEIAGKIKEAREQGDLSENAEYDAAKDEQRDIEARIEEIEKILKNAEVVMDDEISSDKINVGCTVGVKDLEYDEDMLFNIVGSTEANSLQNKISNESPVGKALMGAKVGDVVDVESPVGIMKYKVLSIEKTA is encoded by the coding sequence ATGGAAAAAAAGAATATACTAACCCGAATGGGCTTAAAAAAACTTGAAGATGAACTTCATGATTTGAAAGTTAATAAACGAAAAGAAATTGCCGGAAAGATAAAAGAAGCCAGAGAACAAGGTGATTTATCTGAGAATGCCGAATACGATGCTGCAAAAGATGAGCAGCGTGATATAGAAGCTCGGATTGAAGAGATAGAGAAAATATTAAAAAATGCAGAAGTTGTGATGGATGACGAGATCAGTTCCGATAAGATCAATGTTGGCTGTACAGTGGGGGTCAAAGATCTGGAATATGATGAGGATATGTTATTCAATATCGTGGGATCGACGGAAGCAAATAGTCTGCAGAACAAGATTTCGAATGAGTCTCCGGTAGGGAAAGCTCTTATGGGTGCTAAGGTTGGAGATGTCGTAGATGTCGAGTCGCCGGTCGGAATAATGAAGTATAAAGTACTTTCAATTGAGAAAACTGCTTAA